One part of the Blastocatellia bacterium genome encodes these proteins:
- a CDS encoding D-alanyl-D-alanine carboxypeptidase family protein: MKSSKGLVIGVAIVLATVAAIFGFQWKAVGQSARIQTAQAANNESSAPASAVGVERLSAAAKPAAETASAAAGLFASAASRNADLQDSLTWAFGGKSQRGWRLYAPLVGGLIGADSAQTSGDFAAQLSRWQQQHGASANGILDNNTWSQMVSNWQANRLKDHSRPTAEEVVTIPTTECYDPSRPEALRQAERRTYAAYKQMIAAAASDPSLGLQVTGDGQLADSEKYFKVVSALRTPEYQAQLRAQSPNSGRAGLAVNSPHFTGRALDLYVGGEPVSTKDDNRAIQTQTKAYRWLVKNAGRFGFRPYFYEPWHWEYVGK; the protein is encoded by the coding sequence ATGAAATCAAGCAAGGGGTTGGTGATCGGGGTAGCGATTGTACTGGCCACCGTGGCCGCGATTTTTGGCTTCCAGTGGAAAGCGGTCGGGCAATCGGCGCGCATCCAGACAGCGCAAGCGGCAAACAATGAAAGCAGCGCGCCGGCCTCGGCGGTTGGCGTCGAGCGCTTATCGGCGGCGGCAAAGCCGGCGGCAGAAACCGCTTCGGCGGCGGCGGGGCTGTTTGCCTCGGCGGCTTCGCGCAATGCCGATTTGCAGGACAGCCTGACGTGGGCCTTCGGCGGCAAATCGCAGCGCGGCTGGCGGCTCTACGCGCCGCTGGTCGGCGGCCTGATCGGCGCCGACAGCGCGCAGACGAGCGGTGATTTCGCGGCGCAGTTATCGCGCTGGCAGCAGCAGCACGGCGCGTCGGCAAACGGCATCCTTGATAACAACACCTGGTCGCAGATGGTCTCCAACTGGCAGGCGAATCGCCTGAAAGATCACAGCCGCCCGACGGCAGAAGAAGTGGTGACGATCCCGACGACGGAGTGCTACGACCCGTCGCGGCCCGAAGCCTTGCGCCAGGCCGAGCGCCGCACCTACGCCGCGTACAAGCAGATGATTGCGGCGGCGGCCTCGGACCCTTCGCTCGGCTTGCAGGTGACCGGCGACGGTCAGCTCGCCGACAGCGAGAAATATTTCAAAGTCGTCTCGGCGCTGCGCACGCCTGAATATCAAGCGCAGTTGCGGGCGCAGTCGCCCAACAGCGGACGCGCCGGGCTTGCGGTCAACAGCCCGCACTTTACCGGGCGCGCGCTTGATCTGTATGTCGGCGGCGAGCCGGTCAGCACCAAAGACGACAACCGCGCCATTCAGACGCAGACCAAAGCCTATCGCTGGCTGGTGAAGAATGCCGGACGCTTCGGCTTCCGCCCCTACTTCTACGAGCCGTGGCATTGGGAGTACGTTGGAAAGTAA
- a CDS encoding HAMP domain-containing sensor histidine kinase, producing MGTLAVAVPLVFIVYWQYRSLRSLEKTLPIYRKEVMRDYLRSVVKEVHTFYYDNAVDALSVPAEAITNRAGGAIQAKDDAALIAALQPVAAHFSQKNIPGAGRFFVVVDTTRNGVNQGAVLFYDPATRRMQPEPAAAELQAINVACAAYLIYIRGGTQVISMPMGSDRNPWYPLVVKPVVDADERIIAVSGMVIDQKYFLEEVLPAAIERPLRETFPTDYQDVMVAINDEQGDPIYGAERIASEDEEAYMRFSFIFTRWFLATRMRGMTEAQWARRNFVMNLSLGVAMTLFLIGGIALTLRTAARAMRLSQMKSDFVSNVSHELRTPLASIRVFGEFLKLGRVKDTAKMREYGEYIETESRRLTQLINNILDFSRIESGQKSYHFYPTALGELVADTLKVFEVRLKQDEFTIHFEAAANLPRVALDADAMTQALVNLLDNAVKYSDVARDIYLKLDRQDEWVTLAVSDSGVGIPEEDQEKVFERFHRVSTGLVHDVKGSGLGLAIVKHIVEAHGGKVTLDSRPGRGSTFTIYLPALADAGIERDASAPGVATGGQSLARS from the coding sequence ATGGGCACACTCGCGGTGGCCGTTCCGCTCGTCTTCATCGTTTATTGGCAATACCGCTCGCTGAGGTCGCTGGAAAAGACGCTGCCCATCTACCGCAAAGAGGTCATGCGCGATTACCTGCGCTCGGTCGTCAAAGAGGTTCACACCTTCTATTACGACAACGCCGTTGACGCCTTGAGCGTGCCGGCGGAAGCCATCACCAATCGCGCCGGCGGCGCGATTCAAGCCAAAGACGACGCCGCGCTGATCGCCGCTTTGCAGCCCGTCGCCGCGCACTTCTCACAAAAGAACATTCCCGGCGCGGGGCGCTTCTTCGTCGTCGTTGACACGACGCGCAACGGCGTCAATCAAGGGGCGGTGCTGTTCTACGACCCGGCGACGCGCCGCATGCAACCGGAGCCTGCGGCGGCAGAGCTACAGGCCATCAACGTCGCCTGCGCCGCTTACCTGATCTACATTCGCGGCGGCACACAGGTCATCTCCATGCCGATGGGCAGTGATCGCAATCCGTGGTATCCGCTGGTCGTCAAGCCTGTGGTGGATGCCGATGAAAGGATCATCGCCGTCAGCGGCATGGTGATCGATCAAAAATACTTCCTCGAAGAAGTGCTGCCGGCCGCCATTGAGCGACCGCTGCGCGAGACCTTCCCGACCGACTACCAGGACGTCATGGTCGCGATCAACGACGAGCAGGGCGATCCGATCTACGGCGCAGAGCGCATTGCGTCGGAAGACGAAGAAGCTTATATGCGCTTCTCTTTCATCTTCACGCGCTGGTTCCTGGCGACGCGCATGCGCGGCATGACCGAGGCGCAGTGGGCGCGGCGCAACTTCGTGATGAACCTGTCGCTCGGCGTGGCCATGACGCTGTTTCTGATCGGCGGCATCGCCCTGACCTTGCGCACGGCGGCGCGCGCCATGCGGCTGTCGCAGATGAAGTCGGATTTTGTCAGCAACGTCTCGCACGAGCTGCGCACGCCGCTGGCTTCGATCCGCGTCTTCGGCGAGTTCCTGAAACTGGGGCGCGTCAAAGACACCGCCAAGATGCGCGAGTATGGCGAGTACATCGAAACCGAGAGCCGGCGGCTGACGCAGTTGATCAACAACATTCTCGACTTCTCGCGCATCGAGTCAGGACAGAAGAGCTATCACTTCTATCCGACTGCGCTCGGCGAGCTGGTTGCCGATACGCTGAAAGTCTTCGAGGTGCGCTTGAAGCAGGACGAGTTCACGATTCACTTCGAGGCGGCGGCCAACCTGCCGCGCGTCGCCCTTGACGCCGACGCCATGACGCAGGCGCTCGTCAACCTGCTCGACAACGCGGTGAAGTATTCCGACGTGGCGCGCGACATTTATCTCAAGCTCGACCGTCAAGACGAGTGGGTGACACTCGCCGTCAGCGACAGTGGCGTCGGCATCCCCGAAGAAGATCAAGAGAAGGTCTTCGAGCGCTTCCACCGCGTCAGCACGGGGTTGGTGCATGACGTGAAGGGGAGCGGTCTGGGATTGGCCATCGTCAAGCACATCGTCGAGGCGCACGGCGGCAAGGTGACGCTCGACAGCCGCCCCGGTCGCGGCAGCACCTTTACCATCTACCTGCCGGCGCTGGCCGACGCCGGCATCGAACGCGACGCCAGCGCGCCGGGAGTGGCAACCGGCGGCCAATCACTGGCGCGCAGTTGA
- a CDS encoding response regulator transcription factor, with translation MAKVLVVEDDNAMAVALNDGFQYEGHEVTLARDGAQGLALAADGQFDIMILDVMLPKLSGLDVCRQLRSKGNRIPIIMLTARGQEIDKVLGLKIGADDYVTKPFSFMELAARVEAVLRRAASNKELIDVLRFGDVVVDFKKNIATKSQAPLELSPREFRILKYFAEHPGEVVTRDQLLDHVWGYDSFPLTRTVDTHIAKLRQKIEVNPGDPHHIVTVHRAGYKFVG, from the coding sequence ATGGCAAAAGTCTTAGTGGTCGAAGACGACAACGCGATGGCGGTGGCGCTCAACGATGGCTTCCAATACGAAGGCCACGAGGTGACGCTGGCCAGAGACGGCGCGCAAGGCTTGGCGCTGGCCGCCGACGGTCAGTTCGACATCATGATCCTGGACGTGATGCTGCCGAAGTTGAGCGGCCTGGATGTCTGCCGCCAGTTGCGCAGCAAGGGCAATCGGATTCCTATCATCATGCTGACGGCGCGCGGTCAGGAGATCGATAAGGTGCTCGGATTGAAGATCGGCGCCGACGATTACGTCACCAAGCCGTTCAGCTTCATGGAACTGGCGGCGCGCGTCGAAGCGGTGCTGCGCCGCGCCGCCAGCAATAAAGAGTTGATTGACGTGCTGCGCTTCGGCGACGTTGTCGTGGACTTCAAGAAGAACATCGCGACGAAAAGCCAGGCGCCGCTTGAGCTGTCGCCGCGTGAGTTCCGCATCCTGAAATACTTTGCCGAGCATCCCGGCGAGGTCGTCACCCGCGATCAACTGCTCGATCACGTCTGGGGCTACGACAGCTTCCCGCTGACGCGCACCGTGGATACGCACATCGCCAAGCTGCGGCAGAAGATCGAAGTGAACCCCGGCGACCCACATCACATCGTCACCGTGCATCGCGCCGGCTATAAGTTCGTCGGCTGA
- the mscL gene encoding large conductance mechanosensitive channel protein MscL, translated as MWQEFKRFIARGNVIDLAIGVIIGAAFGKIVTSLVEGIIMPPIGVLLGKVDFAGMFVVLDHAKGEPASLADAKAKGIPVFAYGQFINDIINFLIIAFVIFMLIRAVNRIRGVKEEPPATKKPCPMCATEIPLAAKRCPFCTSELAALPSA; from the coding sequence ATGTGGCAAGAATTCAAGCGGTTCATCGCGCGCGGCAACGTCATTGACCTGGCCATCGGCGTCATCATCGGCGCGGCCTTCGGCAAGATCGTCACCTCGCTGGTCGAAGGCATCATCATGCCGCCCATCGGCGTGCTGCTAGGCAAGGTCGATTTCGCCGGCATGTTCGTCGTGCTCGACCACGCCAAAGGCGAGCCGGCGTCGCTGGCCGACGCCAAGGCGAAAGGCATTCCGGTCTTCGCCTATGGCCAGTTCATTAACGACATCATCAATTTTCTGATCATCGCCTTTGTGATCTTCATGCTCATCCGCGCCGTTAATCGCATTCGCGGCGTCAAAGAGGAGCCGCCGGCGACCAAGAAGCCTTGCCCGATGTGCGCGACCGAGATTCCGCTTGCGGCGAAGCGCTGCCCGTTTTGCACCTCGGAGCTGGCCGCCTTGCCATCAGCGTGA
- a CDS encoding response regulator, translating to MMKQSTGEHTSPESTGLEHLLQQVERSTSHYEALSLERSASDAQIIAAYQRAAAVLQPWRNALEARGEAAGEALARVELATSRLAHAYSVLSNPNKRVEYDRFVIVRAPGSPATDAAALPAAKPQKANPSDTSSAAEAARLMLADVSAEADPTAAADENRRRSQRFPLSVTATVIGYHRKAGKWTEDVETVDASCTGVTLRLRHRVRHGTILYVTLPLPEQLRSHDLKEPNYRVYALVRRVHPVKDGMRVTALEFVGEHPPVGYLDKPWATFQTKPWTGVERRRSPRKPGGQMIWVEYFTEDLQCLRQEAGRTEDVSEGGLRIAVKGAPPEFEFVRVSYPERGMESYAVVCNRFLKDDGLERLCLRLIDNNELTERAVMRPEVEALAVAQKAPAPPPRGRILVADDDPPLRRVLGKILTSAGYDVILVEDGKAAVEKAAEIKPDLVITDGLMPKMHGFLVCKALKEMKPAPKVIMLTAVYTKLNYRFEARDRYGADELLTKPFEVANLLKCIERHLGGTPQAMAG from the coding sequence ATGATGAAGCAATCCACTGGCGAACACACGAGCCCGGAATCGACGGGGCTCGAACATCTGTTGCAGCAGGTCGAACGCTCGACCTCGCATTACGAAGCCTTGAGTCTTGAGCGCTCGGCTTCCGACGCGCAGATTATCGCCGCTTATCAACGCGCCGCCGCCGTATTGCAGCCGTGGCGCAACGCCCTGGAAGCCAGAGGCGAAGCCGCCGGTGAAGCACTCGCTCGCGTCGAGCTGGCCACCAGCCGCCTGGCGCATGCCTATTCGGTGCTGTCGAATCCCAACAAGCGCGTCGAATACGACCGCTTCGTCATTGTCAGAGCGCCCGGGTCGCCGGCCACTGACGCGGCGGCGCTGCCTGCCGCCAAGCCGCAGAAGGCCAATCCGTCGGACACCAGTAGCGCAGCGGAAGCCGCGCGCTTGATGCTCGCAGATGTGAGCGCCGAAGCCGATCCGACTGCCGCCGCCGATGAGAACCGCCGCCGCAGCCAGCGCTTCCCGCTTTCGGTGACCGCGACCGTCATCGGCTATCACCGCAAGGCAGGCAAGTGGACCGAAGATGTCGAAACCGTAGACGCCAGTTGCACAGGGGTTACCTTGCGCCTGCGTCACCGTGTCCGCCACGGCACTATTCTTTACGTCACTTTGCCGCTGCCGGAGCAGCTGCGCAGCCATGACCTGAAGGAGCCGAATTACCGCGTCTATGCGCTGGTGCGGCGCGTTCACCCGGTCAAAGACGGCATGCGCGTTACCGCTCTGGAATTCGTCGGCGAGCACCCGCCAGTCGGCTACCTCGATAAGCCCTGGGCGACTTTTCAGACTAAACCCTGGACCGGTGTCGAGCGCCGCCGCTCGCCGCGCAAGCCCGGCGGTCAGATGATCTGGGTCGAGTATTTCACCGAAGACCTGCAATGTCTGCGGCAAGAGGCCGGGCGCACCGAAGACGTTAGCGAAGGCGGGCTGCGCATCGCCGTGAAGGGCGCGCCTCCCGAGTTCGAGTTCGTCCGCGTCAGCTACCCTGAGCGCGGCATGGAAAGCTATGCCGTCGTCTGCAACCGCTTTCTCAAGGATGACGGGCTGGAGCGCCTCTGCCTGCGCTTGATCGATAATAATGAACTGACGGAGCGCGCCGTGATGCGGCCTGAAGTCGAAGCCCTGGCGGTGGCGCAAAAAGCGCCGGCGCCGCCGCCCCGTGGCCGCATCCTGGTCGCTGACGATGACCCGCCGCTGCGCCGCGTGCTCGGCAAGATTCTTACCTCCGCCGGCTACGACGTCATCCTTGTCGAAGACGGCAAAGCGGCAGTCGAGAAAGCCGCCGAGATCAAGCCCGATCTCGTCATCACCGACGGCCTGATGCCGAAGATGCACGGCTTTCTGGTCTGCAAGGCGCTGAAAGAGATGAAGCCCGCACCGAAAGTCATCATGCTCACCGCTGTCTATACGAAACTGAACTACCGCTTCGAGGCGCGCGACCGCTATGGCGCCGATGAGCTGTTAACCAAACCCTTCGAGGTCGCCAACCTGCTTAAATGCATTGAGCGCCACCTGGGCGGCACGCCGCAGGCGATGGCCGGATAA
- the trpD gene encoding anthranilate phosphoribosyltransferase — protein sequence MTITEAIKQTVEGRSLSSEQAEAVLEQIMSGQCSDAQIAALLTALRMKGETVDEIIGFARVMRRRAAPVRPQSLVGSEIAGTEREALIDTCGTGGDVSGSFNVSTATALVVAGCGVRVAKHGNRSVSSQCGSADVVEALGVRIELAPPLIAACIDEVGIGFLHAPLLHEAMKHVGPARRQMGIRTIFNMLGPLTNPAGADTQVIGVYAAPLTEMLAAALRALGSRRALVVHGSDGLDEISISAESKVTELAEGELRTYTVMPEDFGLRRASLEAIRGGDARQNSAIILEVLRGEPGPRRDIVLLNAAAALVASRRASDFTEGVRLAAEAIDSGKAMMKLERLIEFTNAR from the coding sequence ATGACGATTACCGAAGCCATCAAGCAGACGGTCGAAGGCCGCAGCCTGAGCAGTGAGCAGGCCGAAGCGGTGCTGGAACAGATCATGAGCGGCCAGTGTAGCGATGCGCAGATCGCCGCGCTGCTGACGGCACTGCGCATGAAAGGCGAGACCGTCGACGAGATTATCGGCTTTGCGCGCGTCATGCGCCGCCGCGCCGCGCCCGTCCGTCCGCAGAGCCTCGTCGGCTCGGAGATCGCCGGCACCGAGCGCGAAGCCTTGATTGATACTTGCGGCACGGGTGGCGATGTCAGCGGCAGCTTCAATGTCTCGACGGCGACCGCGCTGGTCGTCGCCGGCTGCGGCGTCCGCGTCGCCAAGCATGGCAACCGCTCGGTGTCGAGCCAGTGCGGCAGCGCTGATGTCGTCGAAGCGCTCGGCGTCCGCATCGAGCTTGCGCCACCGTTGATCGCCGCTTGCATTGACGAAGTCGGCATCGGCTTCCTGCACGCGCCGCTGCTGCACGAGGCGATGAAGCATGTCGGCCCGGCGCGCCGGCAGATGGGCATCCGCACGATCTTTAATATGCTGGGGCCGCTGACGAACCCTGCGGGCGCCGACACGCAGGTGATCGGCGTCTATGCCGCGCCGCTGACCGAGATGCTCGCCGCCGCCTTGCGGGCGCTGGGCAGCCGGCGCGCGCTGGTCGTTCACGGCAGCGACGGGCTGGATGAGATTAGCATCAGCGCTGAGAGTAAGGTGACCGAGCTAGCCGAGGGTGAGCTGCGCACCTACACGGTCATGCCCGAAGATTTCGGGCTGCGGCGGGCATCGCTTGAAGCAATCCGCGGCGGCGATGCGCGGCAAAACAGCGCCATCATCCTGGAAGTCTTGCGCGGCGAGCCCGGCCCGCGCCGCGACATTGTCTTGCTGAACGCGGCGGCGGCGCTGGTCGCAAGTCGCCGCGCCAGCGACTTCACGGAAGGCGTGCGCTTGGCCGCCGAAGCGATTGACAGCGGCAAGGCGATGATGAAGCTTGAACGGCTGATCGAATTCACCAACGCCCGGTGA
- a CDS encoding winged helix-turn-helix domain-containing protein yields the protein MTKDCYEFGPFCFDARKQTLTRDGEPIRLKAKACDLLKVLLEHHGEALDKERLMTLLWPDTVVEENNLTVHMTALRKALGERPNDNRYIVTIPGRGYRFVAEVQSPAAMPLATEADAEAVTPAKDELTRIPRTKPRRLIRFGALAMGVVALVGGVIYWLKPRPQPVEPTPALPTIKSLAVLPFRSLTPKPGEDYIGVGIADVMITRLSNLSQLVVRPTSSVLAFSGQDAVEAGQLLKVDLVLDGSIQRQGDRMRVTVRLLRVSDGQALMAMQCDEKCADLFALQDAISNQVTEALALQLTGDERQRLMKNYTGNAAAYQEYLKGRFHTLQYTPDGFKNAIVHLNNAIRLDPTYALAYAGLADAYTAASDWLLPPREALGKARAAAQKALALDDTLAEAHAALGHVKLHRSEPDAESELQRALQLNPNSVAAMLWYGEYFMAKDLTKGLAILHQAQRLDPLSPVIGSFITASYALARQPDGALTEARKTVALDPNDAFARGLLAEAYDAEGDYAAAISEAEKLRQLVINPQQLGTLGRDYVLVGKPDEARRVLAEMDRLAQRQYVSPYDRAIIYATLGDKDQAFAWLNKAYDDQSEWIGWLQADYRLDSLHGDPRFDDLVRRVGLSS from the coding sequence ATGACCAAAGATTGCTACGAGTTTGGGCCTTTTTGTTTTGATGCGAGGAAGCAGACGCTGACGCGCGATGGCGAGCCCATCCGGCTCAAGGCAAAAGCCTGTGATCTGTTAAAGGTCTTGTTGGAGCATCACGGCGAAGCCCTGGACAAAGAGCGGCTGATGACTCTGCTGTGGCCGGACACGGTGGTCGAAGAGAACAACCTGACCGTACACATGACGGCGCTGCGCAAAGCCCTCGGCGAACGCCCCAACGATAACCGCTACATCGTTACGATTCCGGGGCGCGGCTACCGCTTCGTCGCCGAAGTGCAATCCCCGGCAGCTATGCCGTTGGCCACCGAGGCTGATGCCGAAGCGGTGACGCCGGCGAAAGACGAGTTGACCCGGATTCCTCGAACCAAGCCGCGCCGCCTGATCCGCTTCGGCGCGTTGGCGATGGGCGTCGTGGCGCTGGTCGGCGGCGTAATTTACTGGTTGAAGCCGCGGCCACAGCCGGTTGAGCCGACGCCCGCGCTCCCGACGATCAAATCGCTTGCCGTCTTGCCGTTCAGATCGTTGACCCCGAAGCCGGGCGAAGATTACATCGGCGTCGGCATTGCCGATGTGATGATCACGCGATTGAGCAACCTCAGCCAGTTGGTCGTCCGCCCGACCAGTTCGGTGCTGGCCTTTAGTGGGCAGGACGCCGTCGAAGCTGGGCAGTTGTTGAAGGTCGATTTGGTGCTAGACGGCAGCATTCAAAGGCAGGGTGACCGCATGCGCGTCACCGTGCGCTTGCTGCGCGTCAGCGACGGCCAGGCGCTGATGGCCATGCAGTGTGACGAGAAATGCGCCGACCTCTTCGCCCTTCAGGACGCGATCTCCAATCAGGTGACCGAAGCGCTGGCCTTGCAGTTGACGGGCGACGAGCGGCAGCGGCTGATGAAGAATTACACAGGCAACGCCGCGGCCTATCAGGAATATCTCAAGGGCCGCTTCCACACCCTGCAATACACGCCCGACGGGTTCAAGAATGCAATTGTGCATCTGAACAATGCCATCCGCCTCGACCCGACTTATGCGCTCGCCTACGCAGGGCTGGCCGACGCCTACACGGCGGCTTCAGACTGGCTGCTGCCGCCGCGCGAGGCGCTCGGCAAAGCGCGCGCCGCCGCGCAAAAAGCCCTCGCGCTAGACGACACGCTGGCCGAAGCTCATGCCGCGCTCGGTCACGTCAAGCTGCATCGGTCGGAGCCTGACGCCGAAAGCGAGTTGCAGCGGGCCTTGCAGCTCAACCCGAATTCGGTGGCGGCGATGCTCTGGTATGGCGAATATTTCATGGCGAAGGATTTGACGAAAGGGCTGGCCATTTTGCATCAGGCTCAGCGCCTCGACCCGTTGTCGCCGGTCATCGGCAGTTTCATCACGGCCAGTTATGCCCTGGCGCGGCAGCCTGATGGGGCGCTCACAGAGGCGCGGAAGACCGTGGCGCTCGACCCGAACGATGCGTTCGCGCGCGGGCTGCTGGCTGAAGCCTATGACGCCGAAGGGGACTACGCCGCGGCGATCAGTGAAGCCGAGAAGCTGCGGCAACTGGTCATCAACCCGCAGCAACTCGGGACGCTGGGCCGCGATTATGTGCTCGTCGGCAAGCCGGACGAGGCGCGGCGTGTGCTCGCCGAGATGGACCGGCTAGCGCAAAGGCAATACGTCTCGCCTTACGACCGCGCCATCATCTATGCGACGTTGGGTGACAAGGATCAGGCGTTCGCCTGGTTGAACAAGGCGTACGACGATCAATCTGAATGGATAGGGTGGCTGCAAGCCGATTACCGCTTAGACAGCCTGCACGGCGACCCGCGCTTTGATGATCTGGTTCGCCGCGTCGGCCTGTCGTCTTGA
- a CDS encoding CpsB/CapC family capsule biosynthesis tyrosine phosphatase, with protein sequence MVDIHSHILPQTDDGAHSLDESLEMCRRSADDGVTVMVATPHAHDHVHTTHAPALLREKVDELNGQLEGRPRIVLGCELRFTHDVVNHLCNAKSAPTINDGPYALIEFPHQVVPLGSEHALFDLLSHQIRPIIAHPERNLMLMTEPERFYELVELGVLGQLDTGSITGQFGKRVQQAARVMVEHGLIHFIASDCHNTRNRLPGMSEAVRLVGDLIGEGYGEAYAADNPLAVVEGRPIPVRPVPVLPKKKKWWQVFGG encoded by the coding sequence ATGGTTGATATTCACAGTCATATCCTGCCGCAGACCGACGACGGCGCGCACAGCCTCGACGAGTCGCTGGAGATGTGCCGCCGCTCGGCGGACGACGGCGTAACGGTCATGGTCGCCACGCCGCACGCGCACGACCATGTTCACACGACGCACGCGCCGGCCTTGCTGCGCGAAAAAGTGGACGAGCTGAATGGGCAGCTCGAAGGCCGCCCGCGCATCGTTTTGGGGTGCGAGCTGCGCTTCACGCATGACGTGGTTAATCACCTCTGCAACGCCAAAAGCGCGCCGACGATCAACGACGGGCCATACGCGCTGATCGAGTTCCCGCACCAGGTTGTGCCGCTCGGCTCTGAGCATGCCCTGTTCGATCTCTTGAGCCACCAGATACGCCCGATCATCGCTCACCCTGAGCGCAACCTGATGCTGATGACCGAGCCTGAGCGGTTTTATGAATTAGTCGAACTGGGGGTGCTCGGCCAGTTGGACACCGGCTCGATCACCGGCCAGTTCGGCAAGCGCGTTCAGCAGGCGGCGCGCGTGATGGTAGAGCACGGCTTGATTCATTTCATCGCCAGCGACTGCCACAACACGCGCAATCGCCTGCCCGGCATGAGCGAAGCGGTCAGGCTGGTCGGCGACCTGATCGGCGAAGGCTACGGCGAGGCTTACGCTGCGGACAACCCGCTGGCGGTCGTCGAAGGCCGCCCCATCCCCGTGCGCCCCGTGCCCGTCTTGCCGAAGAAGAAAAAGTGGTGGCAGGTCTTCGGCGGGTGA